The following proteins come from a genomic window of Caloenas nicobarica isolate bCalNic1 chromosome 6, bCalNic1.hap1, whole genome shotgun sequence:
- the YBEY gene encoding endoribonuclease YbeY, whose amino-acid sequence MSVALRNAQRAVPVRRAPLRRAVCILRAALGASRFDVGLVCANNGLMRRLNGAYRQRPEPTDVLSFPFHRVVAGELPRPSCRDEYNLGDIFLGVEYIHQQCRDTGEDFDGVLAVTAAHGLCHLLGYQHNTKPEWQQMYQKEAEILEELNRLTGASLRPLTAGLF is encoded by the exons ATGAGCGTGGCGTTGCGGAACGCGCAGCGGGCCGTGCCGGTGCGTcgcgccccgctccgccgcgcTGTGTGCATCCTGCGGGCCGCCCTGGGCGCTTCCCGCTTCGACGTGGGGCTGGTCTGCGCCAACAACGGGCTGATGCGGCGCCTCAACGGCGCGTACCGGCAGCGCCCGGAGCCCACCGACgtgctctccttccccttccaccGGGTGGTGGCGGGGGAGCTGCCGCGGCCGAGCTGCCGCGACGAGTACAACCTGGGGGACATCTTCCTGGGGGTGGAGTACATCCACCAGCAGTGCCGCGACACCGGCGAGGACTTCGATGGCGTCCTGGCG GTGACGGCAGCCCACGGATTGTGCCACTTGCTTGGCTACCAGCACAACACCAAACCCGAGTGGCAACAG ATGTACCAGAAGGAGGCGGAGATCCTGGAGGAGCTGAACCGGCTCACCGGCGCCAGCCTCCGGCCCCTGACCGCTGGCCTCTTCTGA
- the POFUT2 gene encoding GDP-fucose protein O-fucosyltransferase 2 has translation MAAPGSGCRLPLPPPLLLLGLAALALPPPAAAQPPPAALRAGHAASSLPAAAAAPRTRYLLYDVNPPEGFNLRRDVYIRIASLLKTLLKSENWVLVLPPWGRLYHWQSPDILQVRIPWSEFFDVPSLNRNIPVIEYEQFLAESGGPFIEQIYVLQGYAEGWKEGTWEEKIDERPCIDQLMYSKDKHEYYRGWFWGYEETRGLNLSCLSVQGSASIVAPILLKNTSAQSVMLDRAENLLHDHYGGKDYWNTRRSMVFAKHLRVVGDEFRNKYLQSTDEADRTHYKEDWTQMKVKTGTARGGPYLGVHLRRKDFIWGHREDVPSLQGAVKKIRSLLETHKLEKVFVATDAVEEEVELLKKLLPEMVRFQPSWEELELYKDGGLAVIDQWICAHARYFIGTSVSTFSFRIHEEREILGFDPKTTYNRFCGDKEKNCEQPTHWKIVY, from the exons ATGGCGGCGCCCGGCTCCGGCTGCCGcctgccgctgccgccgccgctgctgctgctgggcctgGCCGCGCTcgccctcccgccgcccgccgccgcccagccgcctcccgccgccctcCGCGCCGGCCACGCCGCGTCCTCGctgcccgcagccgccgccgcgccgcgcaCCAG ATACCTGTTGTATGATGTAAATCCTCCAGAAGGGTTCAACCTTCGCAGGGACGTCTACATTCGCATCGCTTCCCTTCTAAAGACCCTGCTGAAAAGTGAAAACTGGGTGTTGGTTCTGCCTCCCTGGGGACGCCTGTATCACTGGCAGAGCCCTGACATCCTTCAGGTCCGCATCCCTTGGTCTGAGTTCTTCGATGTCCCCAGCCTCAACAGGAACATCCCTGTCATTGAATATGAGCAGTTCCTTGCAG AGTCAGGTGGGCCCTTTATTGAACAGATTTACGTCCTACAAGGCTATGcagaaggatggaaagaaggaacgtgggaagaaaaaatagatgaaaGGCCATGTATTGATCAGCTTATGTACTCCAAAGACAAACATGAGTACTACAG GGGATGGTTCTGGGGTTATGAGGAAACGCGGGGCCTAAATCTCTCTTGTTTGTCTGTCCAAGGATCTGCCTCAATTGTGGCTCCCATCCTTTTGAAGAACACTTCAGCACA GTCAGTGATGTTAGACAGAGCTGAAAACCTTCTTCATGACCACTACGGAGGGAAAGATTATTGGAAT ACCCGTCGGAGTATGGTGTTTGCTAAACACCTCCGTGTAGTGGGAGATGAGTTTAGAAACAAATATCTTCAATCCACAGATGAGGCAGACAGGACTCATTACAAGGAGGACTGGACTCAGATGAAG GTTAAGACGGGCACAGCTCGAGGTGGTCCGTACCTTGGGGTTCATCTCAGAAGGAAAGACTTCATCTGGGGTCACAGAGAAGACGTGCCTTCCCTACAAGGAGCAGTGAAGAAAATCCGCAGCCTCTTGGAGACCCATAAACTTGAAAAAGTGTTTGTAGCCACTGATGCTGTCGAGGAGG AGGTTGAATTGCTGAAGAAACTGCTGCCTGAGATGGTGAGGTTTCAACCTTCTTGGGAGGAGCTGGAACTCTACAAAGATGGGGGCTTGGCTGTGATCGACCAGTGGATCTGCGCACATGCAAG gTATTTTATAGGCACCTCAGTTTCAACATTTTCCTTCCGGATCCATGAGGAGAGGGAGATCTTGGGATTTGATCCAAAAACAACTTACAACCGATTTTGTGGCGATAAAGAGAAAAACTGTGAGCAGCCAACTCACTGGAAAATCGTATactaa